TCAAAAagaccaaatttttcatgactttgcaaacaaataaatgaataaagcatcacagaaaactatcggagaatttttagataaaatcacaaaaagtaaaattttggattttgggcagcaaccaggccaaaaattttattaggcCACAGGTCGGgatgatgtccccggcaagttcaaattcgtttttgccgataagtttgcaagaaagtgtttgatctggcatggtatttgcagctgcggacgaaaaacccggTTTTTGTGAGAAACAAGACTATGGACTCCaagatgtacaaggaggagtgcctgagaaaacgtgatcttccgtacattagatctcacaaaggaccagtaatgttttggacagtggtatcgggacaaCGGGGTGGATTGTGTCGAAAAAggcatcaacccacccaactgccctcaattccaccatatcgaaaaatattgagcaATTGTCaaacagaagatgaagaagaatggtaggacgactcgggatgcaactttgatgaaaaaatggaGGAACAAAACAGCCGCAGGGGTCAGTGAACAGGGTGTCCAAAATATAATGGGTGgtattcgacgaaaagttcgatattttatcaaaaccacATCAGTACAGAACatttttacatagctccgagatagacccgttttaattcGTCCAGATTCAAGATGAAGTATGCTTTGTGTCATACCACAGCAATAATTTGTCGATGTCATTTTGAAGCACAGCGCAGTTCACTATTGAGTCGATAACTCTGTCAAGCCATCAGCATACAGCAGTTTTGAGACTTGAGGAATGTTTCCAGGTTATTGATTAACTGCACGAAGATAAGCGGTCCTAATTGGCTTCCTTAAGGGACTCCAGACGGCATATCGAACACAGAAGAGTGTGTGCGATGTTCATAAAGCCTTTACGATTCAACAAGCAGGAATGCAGCCAACTAGTAGCCCACgtagcaaaacaatatcgttcaAGTTTAATCGTCGCAACGCTGTGAGGTACTTTGTCGAAGGCTTTGGCAAAATCAATGTATATTGATTGAATCTacattctgttatttttttggaaGTTGCGTAATGTAGATCATTGACGTAGCACATCAGGTTTGCACAGTCGATCTTTTCTTTACATAAAATAAATGGATATCTCCATTGATGGCGGCATTTTCTCCCTTTTCGGCTAGGGAGTATGCCCAGGCCAGTATATGCcttctcaattctgaatttatcttttttccgatcatcgaccatcctccaagttttattaatttattcacttcttcttccacaaacttacCGAGCGTACCAaatctgaaacaaaaaatttgcaaacaaattaacaaatgcACTTTTTCGTAAATCAACTgccgtttcaaatatggtctgCCATAAAATATGCTGCTATAAAATCATGGCTCCCCTGATGTAATTCTTGATTCAACTCTGTGCTATGTAGACAATCTATCTACTTCATCTCGATGTTTTCATATATTGTTTTTCATAATGTAGGGTTTATTCAATAACCTAATCCTTGGAAATGTAGTTTGGATgttaattcaacttttttcaaataccgCTGTTTGTAGATAACATGGCTCCTTAAAAGTAATTTTATGTTTGTCATTCTAATAAATCTCATCAAAAGATAGTTGACTGTATTTCGGTGAATGAGAGAaatgcaaacaaacaaaaacaataataaaccgGTCAACAAGGACCAAAACAACAACATTCGACATTCAAGGCAAAGAAATTTGTTCTCAAAATAGATTCAAGTTTGAAATTATCATATTGTTAAATATATCATGAAAGCAATAATTCAACGAGTAACAACAGCCAAAGTAACTGGTAAGtgagtttcaaaaacttattcACACACATTCCTGAATCTGATTACAATGTGACCGAAATGCAGAGTCTTACGAGGCTGAGAAATACTTTGCCAGAACTGaacaaataatatgaaaattcttTACCTTGTGCCGCTTATGTTTTCGCCGATTCCACCGTTACGATGAGCCAGAAATTTAAGATCAGATGAACTTTTCTCAAATCATAGCAAAgcttatatttgaaaatatttttggaggATGAACAATCCGTAATTCAATTGAAGGAGCAAAattcttgaacttttttttttatgaattttctaatcgtaacagctgaagtttttttttcataaatacacggaaatatggggatttttttttgtattatctGGCCATTTGCGCCCGGGGTCACCAGATCTTCCCCAAAAAGGATAACTTAATTCGTTTTTGCATCTTGAAtgaaaacacatgtattttttcagattttttttttctttttaacgaatagtcaccgatGATTTAATATTAAATGCTAGTTTATTGGTGTTGCGGTGAACGACTAAAATTCTTGTTGAAGTTAAAGTtaatgacggatagataaagcagatgcttagtagaagaaaatttattttattggagTTGAAATTGAggcaagagcatattttatggaaagcttggTGCGTTTATGTCCGATTGGGCGGtttagactttttgtccgattgagaagcacgtgctttaccaatccgtcgggttggatgtatggatgaaaaacattttaaacaaatactATTTTGTCGtgttttgtagagtgtttgcagcaaaactgacgtcaagtttcatccaatacTCTAATAACTTGTTTGTTTATGCCCAACAAAACTTAGACCCCATACCTATGGACATCGTCTCTCTCCAATTTAAACTTGATTTTGAAcatagtttcatttaaaatgcACTATTCAGTCGACATATCTTTGTATCGAGAGATCGTTAACGCATGAGTTCGAAAATTACTACCTTTTAGGTGCAATCTTCAAATCACTTCAAAAATCATCCAGCTTTTGTCAGGTTAGAATGATCAAAATGAAGCTACCTATTACGAAATAATACAAAGGAATCCCTTAATCCTAACGTTTggttttttgtatctttttagtTGGTGAAGAACTAGTCAGCTCAATCGGAAAGGGTCTTTGCGTGTTGGTTGGAATCTCAAGCGACGACAATGCCAACGATGTCGACTGGCTGTGAGTGAAGCTttagttttatttctatttttctaaatttttttaaacattttcagagCGAAAAAACTGCTCAACATCCGCCTATTCGAGGACCCCGCCGGAAAAAGGTGGTCCCAGAGTGTGCTCGATCAACAGCTGGAAATCCTCTGCGTTAGCCAGTTCACCCTGTACAACAAGATGAAGGGTAACAAGCCGGATTTCAGCAGGGCGATGCAGGGACCGGATGCCCAAAGTTTATATCAAACACTGCTCCAGAAATTGGGGTCCCAGTATCGTCCGGATATGATTAAGGACGGTCGGTTTGGCGCGATGATGCAGGTTCACATCCAAAACGATGGTCCGGTTACTATTGAGCTGGAGTCACCGGTTCAGAGCCAGCAGGATCTGGATAAACTGAAGCGGGCCAACGAACATAAGGCGAAAAGTAAACAGGGACAGGGAGAAAGCCCCTTAAGTTAGGCTGTGACTTAGTTTTTGGATTTCGGATGAACAAAAACCCCTGAGCCGGAACgcttattaaattaaaatttattattacaaatgaaaaaaaagaagtgtttgttttgttttctgatCGAGTACATTTATAGTATAGTAAGAAATATGGTTTGATATTTGATCATTCCAACTCTTGTTTTGTATGAttactgttgttttttttttgttcactctCTCGCACGTTCGAAATGCGACTTATGTTTTTGCTACATTTGACAAGATTCGGGTAGGAAGAAAAAGGTTCACAAGGGCTTGATTTGTTTTCCGGGAGGGGAGACAGGGCAAGGAAAAGATTGTTTTATccacttgttattttttaattttttttaatatttattgtttttcaaatatgtaatATATATATGCTTTATGTATAGAATGTATCGACATCGCTTTACTCCTGTTCAgtttatattttcatatttcaacagtATGTAAATTCTTACATTTCTCTTCACGTTTTTTTGCCTTTTGGGGTTTTTTTCCTTTCCAACTATTACCCTAGTGCACAGAATTTGATCCGTAAAATCATGCGTttgattttgtttccttttttttctcgatcCAAACTTTAGAGAagtactttaaattttgtttaatttttttttgtttttgatggcATCACCTGCTTTTTCATACACTTTCTAACTAGATAATTTTTCCTTCGTTTGAGGATGGGGTTCTAAGAGGGTTTCCTAAGTCATATATCTTTACTTTATCTCTTCTTTCTAACGGGTGTGTCCTTCGTGAAGGTTACCACACCACAGTTTGAGGCCACGTTAACTCACAATCTAATTTCcttggatttttttctcttaatttcGTTCTAGCTTTGTTGTAGTACAAAATAGCATTGGTGAAATAAATATAGAAAAGCTTTCAAACCAAACTTGTAAGTGGCACCCGGAAATAATAGCTGGAAGAAGAAAGTTCGTTCGTCTTCGAGTCAATCGTGTTCAAATTATTACACActaatgggtttttttttcttcttaattctTGTCCTTCGGGGAAtaaactggaaaaaatacaaatatacgATAATACGACAAATGTATATGTAATATAAATTCTATGATTACGAGAAAAGGGGACAAAATATGGGTTGTAATTTTATCGAACGTGTCGTTTGGTGAAACCTTCCTTgggcttagttttttttttcttaaacttgtttttttttgttgttagcTTGTTTCGCGTATGGAAATATTTCTGATTAATTTAACCAAATCTAGATCCTTTATTCTTAGTGGCAGGAAGGCTAACGACACgcagaaaaaaatgacaccTAAATTGATATTGAGGGGAAAAACTGTTCGATTCGGTtggcaaaaaaggaaaaacacaaaaattccaCCCAAACAAAATCGATTCTATTAATATGTTAAGAATACGCGAAAACAACTACTACTGGATGGAGTTAGCTCGTCGTCATCTTCTCGTTTTTTCTATCTTCAGACCACACACACGAAATCCAATTGACAAGCTTCGAAATGGGTCTACAATTATGTCTACCagttttgaataaagaaaaaaagttttctcaaaacGGTACCTATTTTTTCTCAGCGTGTATATAAGATAGGTTAAGGTAATTGATCTCAACACATTTTGCTGATGTTAGTAAGATTTGCTTTCTGATTAACTTCGTTCGCTACACGGTTGCGTTATTTgtagtttaaactttttttttctgttaataaATGGTGTCTTTAAGAATAAATACTTCAAGCTTGTTCCATCTTCGTCTCGCATCCTTCAAACAGATGTGGCCACACACACCTCACCTAACCTCAAAAATTCGTTCTCAACCTCAATTGGTTTCGTTTTTTCTCGTTCTCTCGCTCAACTCGGGATACAATCATCCGCAAAATTCAAACCGGAATCTACAGAGATTTATTTCCTTCTTCTTTTTACTGTTGTTGTTGTGGTTTCgctattgtgatttttttttaaattctgatctaTTGTTCCTCTATTCTACACAGAAAAGGGGTTAATTGCTCGTAAACACGTTTATATTTGTTTAACTCGAATTTATTCacttgttttttgtttctttaattatttttattactgaTTATTGCGATCCTTTCGCTTCAAGGATCTTCAAGATTCGGAACGAAGTAAAATCGGTTGGCTTTTATTCGGGATTACCAGCCAACTCTCCGTGAATGAGCTGATTCTTAATCATGggt
This sequence is a window from Uranotaenia lowii strain MFRU-FL chromosome 3, ASM2978415v1, whole genome shotgun sequence. Protein-coding genes within it:
- the LOC129750908 gene encoding D-aminoacyl-tRNA deacylase-like, yielding MKAIIQRVTTAKVTVGEELVSSIGKGLCVLVGISSDDNANDVDWLAKKLLNIRLFEDPAGKRWSQSVLDQQLEILCVSQFTLYNKMKGNKPDFSRAMQGPDAQSLYQTLLQKLGSQYRPDMIKDGRFGAMMQVHIQNDGPVTIELESPVQSQQDLDKLKRANEHKAKSKQGQGESPLS